A single genomic interval of uncultured Sphaerochaeta sp. harbors:
- a CDS encoding endonuclease/exonuclease/phosphatase family protein: MEQFSLISLNLWNTEHWQERERCIISFLQTFDADVYCFQEVRPQTLSVLDASLTRYQRVEGKEAGWRTESSIYIKREMFSIQELGRIDLDMPERDRGLFWAKLETKGGESLIVATMHLTHQLNADEMATGKNYRHHEAHKAAEALKHLGEGKRMVICGDFNDPIHPSRIFHEQAGFQDVFTLLGLPAPITFPCPFLTHETFLVEAIDKIMIQGAIQPVLASSPHFMIPGQVLSDHWPVAVVLKILPSV; this comes from the coding sequence ATGGAACAATTCAGCCTGATCTCTCTGAATCTGTGGAATACAGAGCATTGGCAGGAGCGTGAGAGGTGTATCATCTCATTCCTGCAGACCTTTGATGCAGATGTATATTGTTTCCAGGAAGTTCGGCCACAGACGCTCTCTGTGCTGGATGCATCACTCACACGATACCAACGGGTGGAAGGAAAAGAGGCAGGTTGGAGAACGGAGAGCAGCATCTATATAAAACGTGAGATGTTTTCCATTCAGGAATTAGGACGGATTGATCTTGATATGCCTGAACGAGATCGTGGATTGTTTTGGGCCAAGCTGGAAACCAAGGGCGGAGAATCACTGATTGTGGCAACGATGCATCTGACCCATCAACTGAATGCCGATGAGATGGCAACAGGAAAGAACTACCGCCACCATGAAGCCCACAAGGCAGCAGAAGCATTGAAACATCTAGGGGAAGGAAAACGAATGGTCATCTGTGGTGATTTCAACGATCCCATACACCCTTCCAGGATTTTCCATGAACAGGCTGGCTTCCAAGACGTTTTCACGCTTCTCGGGCTTCCCGCTCCCATCACCTTCCCTTGCCCATTCCTCACTCATGAAACATTCCTTGTAGAGGCCATTGATAAGATCATGATACAAGGAGCGATACAGCCGGTCTTGGCAAGCAGCCCCCATTTTATGATCCCAGGACAGGTACTCTCTGACCACTGGCCGGTAGCGGTAGTGTTGAAAATCCTCCCTAGCGTTTGA
- a CDS encoding TRAP transporter large permease: protein MGVATIVFIMFLLLGMPVAFAIGISGLAFFMVTDSLPYTIVVQKVLATTQSFTMLAIPLFIFAGNLMNNTGITKRLMKLADVLTGHMHGNIAQVSCVLSTLMGGVSGSANADAAMESRILGPEMTKRGYSKGWSAAINGLSSLIVATIPPSMGLIIYGSIGEVSIGRLFAGGLLPGFIMMVALMVSVDISARKRKYLPDNPKHASFTEVIKALVDGIWALLFPILLIVFIRFGIMTPSESGAFAAVYAIFVGAVIYKELTWKVFYKTLKDSSKDIAVVTLILAMSGVFGYGIVYDRVPQVIASALMSITSNPTLMLLIIIVLLTISGMFVETTVVALLLTPILLPVVTSLGIDPVHFGIIMMTVTTMGIMTPPVGIALYTTSTIMECSPEETARESAPFFVAIFIVVAIITLIPQVSLFIPNLIFGPAM from the coding sequence ATGGGTGTAGCAACAATTGTTTTTATCATGTTCTTGTTGTTGGGTATGCCGGTAGCGTTTGCAATTGGTATCTCTGGACTGGCATTCTTTATGGTAACTGATAGTCTTCCATACACCATTGTGGTGCAGAAGGTTTTGGCAACGACACAATCGTTCACCATGTTGGCGATTCCCCTCTTTATCTTTGCAGGGAATCTTATGAACAACACCGGGATTACCAAGCGTTTGATGAAGCTTGCTGATGTCCTGACAGGACATATGCATGGCAATATCGCCCAAGTATCTTGTGTATTGTCCACCTTGATGGGTGGTGTCTCTGGGTCAGCGAATGCGGATGCTGCGATGGAGTCAAGAATCCTTGGTCCTGAAATGACCAAGCGTGGGTACTCAAAGGGCTGGTCAGCTGCCATCAATGGACTTTCTTCCCTCATTGTGGCCACTATCCCTCCTTCCATGGGTTTGATCATCTATGGGTCCATTGGTGAGGTCTCCATCGGTAGATTATTTGCTGGGGGGTTGTTGCCAGGGTTCATCATGATGGTTGCCTTGATGGTTTCTGTTGATATCAGCGCAAGGAAACGAAAGTATCTGCCGGACAACCCTAAGCATGCATCCTTCACTGAAGTCATAAAAGCATTGGTTGATGGTATCTGGGCCTTGCTCTTCCCCATATTGTTGATTGTCTTCATCCGTTTTGGAATCATGACTCCTTCTGAATCAGGTGCATTTGCGGCAGTATATGCAATCTTTGTAGGAGCGGTAATCTATAAGGAACTTACTTGGAAAGTCTTTTACAAGACGCTGAAGGACAGCTCCAAGGATATTGCCGTGGTCACACTCATCCTCGCAATGAGTGGTGTATTTGGCTATGGTATTGTCTATGACAGAGTTCCACAGGTAATCGCAAGTGCCTTGATGAGCATCACCAGTAATCCAACACTCATGCTCCTGATCATTATCGTACTGCTGACCATCAGCGGAATGTTTGTTGAAACAACGGTTGTTGCATTGTTGTTGACCCCCATTCTGCTCCCTGTAGTGACATCTTTGGGTATTGATCCAGTGCATTTTGGTATTATCATGATGACGGTGACTACGATGGGGATCATGACTCCTCCTGTGGGTATAGCCCTCTATACCACGTCCACAATCATGGAGTGCTCCCCAGAAGAGACAGCAAGGGAATCGGCACCGTTCTTTGTAGCCATCTTTATTGTTGTGGCAATTATCACCCTTATCCCGCAGGTCAGTCTGTTCATTCCAAACCTAATCTTTGGTCCTGCCATGTAA
- a CDS encoding SGNH/GDSL hydrolase family protein, with amino-acid sequence MRRILCYGDSNTFGTNPSGGRWHYDQRWTGILSSLLGPDFQIIEEGLGGRTTVFDDPLEPHRSGREFLPVALHSHRPLDMVILSLGTNDCKKFFNADGRIIAKALQQLASLIKTHPYGEGYPIPQVLVVSPIHIGDEIEQSPFVSFNSNSVITSKHLATAIKDMAEENELLYFDASGVAFPSSIDQLHMDRESHQAIGEGLSSLILTYFDVQKEEPKEKKEERMVTRSLKFPFFKR; translated from the coding sequence ATGCGAAGAATACTCTGTTATGGTGACTCAAATACATTCGGGACGAACCCAAGTGGGGGTAGGTGGCACTACGATCAGCGATGGACGGGAATACTCTCCTCTCTCCTTGGCCCCGATTTCCAGATCATTGAAGAAGGCCTCGGTGGACGGACCACCGTGTTTGATGACCCACTCGAGCCTCATCGCTCGGGTCGGGAGTTCTTGCCTGTTGCCCTTCACAGTCATCGCCCACTGGACATGGTGATCCTCTCCTTGGGTACCAACGATTGCAAGAAGTTCTTCAATGCCGATGGGCGGATTATCGCAAAAGCCCTGCAACAATTGGCTTCTCTCATCAAGACCCACCCCTATGGAGAAGGCTATCCGATTCCCCAGGTGTTGGTGGTTTCTCCCATTCATATTGGAGATGAGATAGAACAGTCTCCGTTTGTCAGTTTCAACTCCAACTCCGTCATAACAAGTAAACACCTTGCTACAGCCATAAAGGATATGGCTGAAGAGAATGAACTACTCTATTTCGATGCAAGCGGTGTTGCTTTTCCAAGCAGTATTGACCAGCTACATATGGACAGGGAGTCCCATCAGGCCATTGGGGAGGGGTTGTCCTCTCTCATTCTCACATATTTCGATGTGCAGAAAGAGGAGCCCAAAGAGAAAAAGGAAGAGCGTATGGTTACCCGCTCACTCAAGTTTCCTTTTTTCAAACGCTAG
- a CDS encoding TRAP transporter small permease subunit: MNILQKGYKKFCDFEELVSSVLLVAITILVFVSAVSRTVGHPLNWAVDISLLLFAWQVFIGGDLAVRNTNLIGVELLANKFPGKVQKGLKIVFFIMIIIFLAVLVYFGIPLLIQNRKRLFQVLPISYSWATLSVPVGSFLMIISASIRLSQIIKKPASFWEQGRRDE, encoded by the coding sequence AGTTGGTTTCCAGTGTGCTCCTGGTAGCAATCACCATCCTGGTTTTTGTCTCTGCCGTATCACGAACAGTGGGACATCCCTTGAACTGGGCGGTTGATATCTCCCTGTTGCTGTTCGCTTGGCAGGTTTTCATTGGTGGTGATCTTGCAGTCAGAAATACCAATCTTATTGGGGTTGAGTTGCTTGCAAATAAATTTCCAGGAAAGGTTCAGAAAGGACTCAAGATTGTCTTTTTCATTATGATTATCATCTTCTTGGCTGTTCTGGTCTATTTTGGTATCCCATTGCTGATCCAGAACAGGAAGAGGCTCTTCCAGGTGCTTCCTATCAGTTACTCCTGGGCAACATTGAGCGTTCCGGTGGGATCATTCCTTATGATCATTTCAGCAAGTATCCGATTGTCTCAAATTATTAAGAAACCAGCTTCCTTCTGGGAGCAAGGCCGGAGGGATGAGTAG
- a CDS encoding GntR family transcriptional regulator, which translates to MHIEPRQGRETAREYALRQLKENIISLQLEPGSMVSENEIAAQLGISRTPVREALIELSRVNIVEILPQKGSRIMLIDYAMVEESRFLRLVLEREVARVLCTMEEIPDLSFLEEIIRLQSFYIEHSNPEKLLELDNQFHALLFQLANKVQCYGWMIEGLTIHFDRVRAMSLNAIKDIKIVSDHQAIAEAIKQRDAELAGHLMEEHLSRYKIDESAIREKYPTYFR; encoded by the coding sequence ATGCATATTGAACCTCGGCAGGGAAGAGAGACAGCACGGGAGTATGCTCTTCGTCAGCTGAAGGAAAACATCATTTCGCTGCAATTGGAACCTGGGAGTATGGTCAGTGAGAACGAGATTGCAGCCCAACTGGGAATTTCCCGTACTCCGGTTCGTGAAGCCCTGATTGAACTGAGTCGGGTAAATATTGTGGAAATCCTTCCCCAAAAGGGGAGCAGGATTATGCTTATCGACTACGCCATGGTTGAAGAGTCCCGTTTTCTACGTCTGGTGTTGGAACGAGAAGTAGCACGGGTCCTGTGTACCATGGAAGAGATTCCTGATCTCTCTTTCCTGGAAGAGATCATTCGATTGCAGAGTTTCTATATTGAACACTCCAATCCGGAAAAGCTGTTGGAGTTGGACAACCAGTTCCATGCTTTGCTATTTCAACTTGCAAACAAAGTCCAGTGTTATGGTTGGATGATTGAGGGGCTTACCATCCATTTTGACCGGGTACGAGCTATGAGTCTGAATGCTATCAAGGACATCAAGATTGTCAGTGACCATCAGGCAATTGCAGAGGCAATCAAGCAAAGGGATGCTGAGCTTGCAGGGCATCTAATGGAGGAACATCTCAGCCGATACAAGATCGATGAATCTGCAATCAGGGAGAAATATCCAACCTACTTTCGTTGA